In Populus alba chromosome 4, ASM523922v2, whole genome shotgun sequence, the genomic window CTTCATTGAATCAGCCATGAATCTTTCCATGGCTTCAAAAATGCGTTGTAGGCTCCCCTGTAGACTACTATTACTAGTGTCACTTTGATATACAATGTTTCCAGTTACTGACAGATTATTACCATCCCCAGCAACCAGGACTATTTTCTTGTCTAATGCCTGAATCTCCTTTTGTATCTTCTGATCCTCTCTATCTAAGTTTCTGACTTTTCTCTCCAAATCCTTGTCTGTCACCAATCTCTGACGCATTTCTAGTTTGTCATGCTCCCGAAGTTGAAAAACACTTGTCGTAAAAATACGCATGGCCTCGATTACTTCCTTCCCAGATATTCTATCCATAGCTTGTGCCCACTGATTACAAATAACAAACACCGGGGGCGCACCCATCCTACCAGGAGAGAAAGGAACTATGCCATCTGGTGTTTCTTCTGGTTCATATAAAAGACACTTAACAAGCCAGTTATTCAAGGCTCTCACATAACCTCTCTGGGCACCGATCCAACTAGAGAAACTAGAAGTCCAACTAAGAAGCTCATGCCCCAGCTGCAGTGTAACATCTAGATGATCATCACTGGGCTTTTTACCTGATCCAAGGGGACCTAAGCCTCTGGCTTCTCTAATTGCTTGGCACTGAATATGATGACATTCAAGCATACTCTTCCACATTCTGGTTAACCTGAAAAATTAAATGCAGAAAAACTGCCGTCAAGACTAAGGataaacattaacaattaaCTTCTATATAAGATCATATCAGCATGGTAATTGGAGTCTGGAGGTGCTCCACATCCAGAGAAGAGGCTACTgttatatatatgcatatgAAGAATTTTTAAAGGGATCGCTTGAAAGCCATTATAATAGCAGGAGTAATATAAAAAGGTTAACtccataaatttaattaaaaacaacgCAATCCACAAGCTTTTCCATAGGGATCATTTTAGCCAAGTTCAGGTGTGCCTGCTGTTTGTGATTAAAGCTTTATTGTTATTGTGGTGGTGGCGTACCTGCAGAGGGCGCAGCTAATGCAAACATCATAGAAGGCATGAACACCTGCCCTTATATACAAGGCTAGAATACAGTTCACTGATAACCAACAATTCCTTTCTTAGTCTTCAAACGGCCAACTTGTCTCCTTTAGTAGGTGTGTAAAACTAAATCATGTATTCTAAATGATTGGGCATATTGAATAACATCTAATAACTAAATCATGTCTTCTAAATGATTGGGAATCTATTGATAACATCTATTGATATACTAGCACATCCACAGACCATAAAAGAAAGGGACTGCAACAGGAGTGCTTTACACAAAAATCAAACGGCTTCCAACAATTAATAAAAGAGGTAGATTTTGCATTTCTGTGTGGCCCCACATACATACACAGCAAATGGTAAGATGGGAAGcagctaaaaagaaaatggttcTTAGAAAAATGGCACATATTAACATACCCTTGAATCAATTCATTTAGTTGAGGCCATAGCTCTTCATCCCTAATCTTGTTTATGGTAACCGATATCTTGTCTACGACTTGAATTGCCAtccttatttttgttgataaacTCTTGATTAAAGTTCGAGTTGCATCAACTTTATGAGCTTCAGCACCCCTCTCATCTAGACGCTTCAGCTTACGACACTTTTTCTCATGAGCCACCCGCATTTTCTCCTCAACCTGCAAAAGCAAAATCTGTGAAACTTCGAGTTCTTCAGCTTAAAGATAATTATTCACATAGATAAACAAAACACTAAGTACTGCAGTGCTGTAATTCCAGATTCCACTACATGCAGAACACTGCCAAAAGACCAAGTGGCATGCGTCACGGGAAATATTTAGCCATTTAACTATAAAATAGAACTTCCAGATATAGCAGTATGCTTACTGAAATGAAACATGATAATAGGCACAGAAATAGCATAGCTTGGTTGGTAAGCTCTGCTCTTCATTCCAACAAAGAGGTTATTCATGGGAGACATGCTAAGAATTTACTTCCAGGGGGGGGAAGAAAAGGTTAAGAGACTGTTTGTTTTGTAGAAAATATTTGttaggaaaatgttttcctccATTTTTCAGTGCAAAACAAACACTGGGAATCAAGTCCATAGAGAATATTTTTCAGTCGACTCCTGAATAGTGCCAATTTGGAGAGAAATATTCTCGTGAAGGCaggtaaaatattttccatGGCGCTACCAACTCATGATATTCACTGACACCACCACTACCACCAAAACCACCATCTTCTTGTGACCATCATTTTATAATCATCCCACTGTAAACtccaaccaccaccaccactggcCACCATCTTATTATCAATATAACCACCATTTTATCACCATCCCACCATAACTCTATAACATCATCACTACCACCACTACAACAACCATAACAACCTCACCTCCATCGCCGTTGCCGCCACCACCTCTATCACAAACAATACAATTTTTCTCATcttattaaaatcattcaaaaaccatgaatgaaaaataatttattttacaggAAACTATTTTCCTTTATACATCCAAATagtggaaaataacttattttccaaaaaatatatttttcacaaaacaaacacCCTGAATCTTTACCAACACTTGTAAGAAAATCATAGCAATTACCATGTCTCATCATTACTGGAAACACAGACAAATAAAAGCATgtttggaaaattcatcagatTTCAATGAATGTACAATACATTGACAACATTTGAACTTGTCAATAAAGTCAGCTGCCTGAAGCAATTTAATTGGTATGATTCCCAGATAATGATAGCAAAGAATAATGCAGGACGCACCTTAACTTCTTGATAGAGTTTCTTCTCCCATAGATATAGCTTTTGTAGGGTAGAAGAAAGATTTTTCGATCTCACCATCAATTCTTCATCAATCTCCAAGGAAGGGGGACCAGCCACAGCACTTCCAGAAGTAGACGGCTGCGAAGATACTACAGATAATGGCGGAGTAACTCCTTGCAACATCTTGGAAACAGCTTCACAAAGATCCACAAAAACTCTTAAGAACTACGGcgtatttatatataaaaaaaatatataccattTTTACTTCAACAttcacaacaataaataaagcaCCAAAAGAAAAACAGCTTATACAGATCAAAATTATGAGCAATCTATAATCTTTTCACACCTACCATGTTTGCGCTGATATGGGAGCTTTCCGACTTCAAGCATCTTCGCAATCTCATTACCACACTCTGAAGCTCTCTCAAACTGAATCTTAATTTCCACAGCCACTTCCAGTGGTCCACCTCCTCGGCCCTTAAATCCAGCATTGCTTCGCTCCTCTGACCTCTCATTATCAACAATTTTCTTATCTACCACATGAACCTCATACGCCACTCTATCTTCCTCAGTAGCCACACTCGGCCTAGTTTGATAAAGCGAAGCAGAAGCCTCAGTGTCACCTTCAACCTTACCATCCCCATCATCCATTACCGGCGACTGTGAAAAGTTTTTAGCCCcatccatatattttttatccacGTGAACTTCCTTCACAACCTCATGTTGGTAATCCTCATCTTCCAAATCCGGAATCCCCTCCTCTTCTCTCAACTCCTTGGAGTCCCTACTCGGCGTGTACTGTGGATAATTCCTATCATAGCCCTCGAACAGATTCAAGAAATCCCAAGCTGAAGCtcctggaggaggaggaggaggtggtggtggctTAGACGATGAAGGCACCTCCGGAGGCggtggagatgaagaagatccATACTGATTCTGAGACCCATTATAACCACCACCATAATTTGGATATCCAGAATAACCATAAGGGTTCGAATTACTCATTGCATAACCGCTAtttgaataattattataataagcAGGCGACGAAGATTCACCAAAATGAACAGTCTGGGAACTCACTGGCCTTTGCTCGTAAATAACAGACGGAGTAGCGCCTTTATTCTTCATATAATTCGTATGAAAAAACGTTCCGCCGCCTCCTGGATATGAATCCTGATCCATATTCATATAATCCGAGCTCATATACGGAATATGACCACCTCCACCATCATCACCACCACTCCCCTCGCCGTGACCATGCAACGGAGAGGAGTTATCAGAACGATGAAGATGTAAAACATCATCATCGTCTTCATCGTCACCATCCGAGTGAAAACGAAGATGAGAGCCCGAACTGgaatgagaaagatgatgaccTTTCCTCGGCGAACTCGATCCAACAACCTTTAAgtcttcactttttttattcagaGGTAAATTCAGCTTAGGAGACATCGGACGGCCGCCGCTGCCGGCGgtaaaattttccttctcaataaaaacatataacgAATTACCAATTCTTTTTAACGAGTGGATATAAGCCACGTGAGCTTCTGCTAAAGCATACCGCTGGTGAATAGCTTCGTCGAGAAAAGCGCAACGGTCACGGCAAAGCGCAACGGCCGGTAGATCTTCTAGTTTCGAACTTGTACAGCCCATTCGAGACGTTAAAATGAACTTGCTGCTTTggcttcaaataataataatatttataaattaatattaattcttttaattattattattattaataacagTTGTTTTAGGCGTGGGAggtgataaaatatttataaatagagTTCAGAGGGATGAATGTATTGATGGTGATGGAGGAAGAGTGTTTGGTTGGAGAGAAAATTATTGTTAGGGTTTCAGAAAGGGAGGAGGAGGAATCTTTTGCCAGCGGGGAATGTGTCGTCGTTTGTATTGTAGCGGAAAGGTGGtgggcgagagagagagagagagcgagtaGACGGAATCTGTGCAGTGTGGGCATTGTGGGTGGTGCGTGTATGCGTCGGTGTGAGTTTTGTTTGTATTgttacctttatatatatataagagtatTTTATGGATAAACTATGGTTTGATCCTTGTAAATGTCACAGTGTTTCATCTTGGTTCTTATatagtttaaaagtttttatcAGTAGTTTCATGAGTTTCCAGTTGTCAAATAGTTAACTGCaactaatattttatctaaaatcaaattaaatatatttacatgcaGTGTTCAATCTAAagatattgttataaaaaaaagtttgcatAAGCTAGATTTTGAAGAGTAGGCAAAAATTACCAGTAAAAGGgctgtattttaattattggaaaactagaaaactcattaaaaacatttaatctaCAGTAGCTGAAGTGGTACATCGCTAGATGTACAAGGactaaaatatagtttgaccACGTTcttttttgagtttgtttttgaCGGAAAGTTTGACGCCAGTTGCCGCCATGACGTCTCCTTTTCTTCCAGTCTTCAGCCTTAACATCGTGTATTTTGCTGTTACAAAAGTACCCTTGTGTAAAATTCGATAGAACgttcttgttttcctttttttttttttttttttcttttttcacgtTATAGCTAAGACGGTATGTAACGGTGAGATTGTTAATCCGTTGCTGCATGCTTGCTTAAACTTAAATCAGGAAAAAATTTGTAACGGACATAATTTACTGAATTTTTTtggggtgttttttttaaataattattgaaaggATACCCGGCATCAAACCATCAGGAAACTTGACACACCTATTGTCTCATTTGATCCGAACAATGTGTTTTTGAaagtctgttttttttaaaataatatttttatttaatttttttattattattaatgtaagtATTCAGGTCAGCTTGcgtatatctcaattaattttacgggtcctgaaattaatgatcatgtaaacTTTTAGTAGCTATCATATTTGCAACTATAAAAATCGAACATAAGATCATAGGAGAAACAATTTTCTTGATCCTAAATTCTTATTATTAAGCTACCTActagataattatttattaatgaatatatattttgctataaaaaaaaatagacatacaatgcattatataaaaaacattaaaaaaaatcacataatttGATTTATCTATCACCAAGAAAaggtggttttattttattttttcacgtaAATTGTTTGTTTCCATGGTTAAGGGACGTGGCCAATTTTTCTCGCAAGGAATTATCTTAGATTTGTACccaattttttgagtttttcagAACAAAATATAGGGTATTTGTTAAATctagcattttaatttttaataatttacagATGGacatattataataaatgaatggagggaattatatatatatatataaggagagGAATGAAAGCTTGAGAAGGGAAGCTCGGGACGAATTCCCATTTATTGCTGGGCCTCAAGACATGATATATGTGCTCGTAAGAATTAAAACCTCACCATAAAAGAGAACATCCAATTTGCCAACTAGTGTTTCGTACAAATAAAGCAATTAtgacccttttattttagttgacAGATAactaattattcaacaattctaTCACTTTAGTTGGCCAT contains:
- the LOC118060279 gene encoding uncharacterized protein, translating into MGCTSSKLEDLPAVALCRDRCAFLDEAIHQRYALAEAHVAYIHSLKRIGNSLYVFIEKENFTAGSGGRPMSPKLNLPLNKKSEDLKVVGSSSPRKGHHLSHSSSGSHLRFHSDGDDEDDDDVLHLHRSDNSSPLHGHGEGSGGDDGGGGHIPYMSSDYMNMDQDSYPGGGGTFFHTNYMKNKGATPSVIYEQRPVSSQTVHFGESSSPAYYNNYSNSGYAMSNSNPYGYSGYPNYGGGYNGSQNQYGSSSSPPPPEVPSSSKPPPPPPPPPGASAWDFLNLFEGYDRNYPQYTPSRDSKELREEEGIPDLEDEDYQHEVVKEVHVDKKYMDGAKNFSQSPVMDDGDGKVEGDTEASASLYQTRPSVATEEDRVAYEVHVVDKKIVDNERSEERSNAGFKGRGGGPLEVAVEIKIQFERASECGNEIAKMLEVGKLPYQRKHAVSKMLQGVTPPLSVVSSQPSTSGSAVAGPPSLEIDEELMVRSKNLSSTLQKLYLWEKKLYQEVKVEEKMRVAHEKKCRKLKRLDERGAEAHKVDATRTLIKSLSTKIRMAIQVVDKISVTINKIRDEELWPQLNELIQGLTRMWKSMLECHHIQCQAIREARGLGPLGSGKKPSDDHLDVTLQLGHELLSWTSSFSSWIGAQRGYVRALNNWLVKCLLYEPEETPDGIVPFSPGRMGAPPVFVICNQWAQAMDRISGKEVIEAMRIFTTSVFQLREHDKLEMRQRLVTDKDLERKVRNLDREDQKIQKEIQALDKKIVLVAGDGNNLSVTGNIVYQSDTSNSSLQGSLQRIFEAMERFMADSMKAYEELLQRSEEERRA